A window of Streptomyces sp. Je 1-332 genomic DNA:
GCCAGGCACGCTCCTCGGGCAGGAAGCCCGAGTTCTTCTTGTTGCCCTTCCAGTTCTTGAGGTCGGCCTCCTGGTGCGCGATGTTCCAGTCGCCGCAGACCACGACCTGGCGCCCCTCGGCGGCGGCCCGCTGCTTGAGCCCCTTCAGGTACGTGAGGAACTCCCCCATGAAGCGGACCTTCTCGTCCTGCCGGTCCGTGCCGACCTCGCCGGACGGCAGATACAGGCTGGCGACCGTGACGCCGGGCAGATCGGCCTCGACGTAACGCCCACTGGCGTCGAACTCCTCCGACCCGAACCCCACCTGCACGCGATCCGGCTCACGCCGCGTATAGAGGGAGACGCCCGCGCGCCCCTTGGCGGCGGCCGGCGCGTGCACGACGTGCCAGCCCTCGGGCGCTCGCACCTCATCCGGCAGCTGCTGCGGCTCGGCCCGCACCTCCTGGAGGCAGAGCACGTCGGACGAGGTCTCGGCGAGCCACTCGACGAAGCCCTTCTTGGCGGCGGCGCGCAGCCCGTTCACATTCACAGAGGTCACTTGGAGCATCCCGGAACGATACCGGCACCAGGCACACTGAAAACGGATACCCGCACACCATCGCATAGAAGTACGATACTCCGCATGACTATTCAGCCCGCGCCGCAGCATCCCTCCGTCGAGCTGCGCCCCACCCCCTTCGACCATCCCGACGCGGTCAAGCTGAACGACCGCGTCCAGCTCGAATACGCGGAGCGGTACGGCGACGAGGGCGACGTCACACCCCTCGACCCGGCCATGTTCGCGGCCCCGCGCGGTCTGTATCTCGTCGCGTACGACGAGACCGGCACCCCGGTGGCCACCGGCGGCTGGCGCGGCCACGAGGAGAACGACGAGGGTTACGCGAACGGTGACGCCGAGATCAAGCGCATGTACGTCACCCCGGAGGCCCGCGGCCTCGGCCTGGCCCGCCGCATCCTCGCGGCCCTGGAGGACCACGCGCGCGCGGCGGGACGTACGCGCATGGTCCTGGAGACGGGCACGAAGCAGCCGGAGGCGATAGCCCTCTACGCGTCGACCGGCTACACCCCGGCCCCCTCGAAGTTCGGCCACTACCGCTTCGAGGACCTGAGCCGCTGCTACGTGAAGGCCCTGTAGTTCGCCGGCGCCTCCACCCCGGACACAGCAAAGATCCCGCCCGGTTCGAAGAACCGGACGGGATCTCATGTGCAGTGGACCTGTGGGGATTTGAACCCCAGACCCCCTCGATGCGAACGAGGTGCGCTACCAGACTGCGCCACAGGCCCTTGCAACGAGTGAAACTCTAGCATCCCGATCCGGGTGCTCGGAAATCCGTTCCTGGCTGGTCAGGCCTCACTCGTTGGCGGCCCGCGGCCGCTCCCCGTCCTCGTACTGATCGAAGAGGGGCGTACGGCCGCGTTCGCGGGCCCTGCGCGCGGAAGCCGCACGGCGTGCGTCGCTGCGCCCACCGCCTCCGTCCGCGCCCTGGGCACCCTCGGCGCCTTGCGCGTCGGCGTCGTAGTCGGCGTACTCGCTCTCGTCCGTCTCGCCCCGCGCCTCGTCGGCGGTGGGCTCGACGGAGCTCGACCGCGCCGAGCTCCAGGCGTCGGGTGCGCCCAAGTCGACGTCGCCGGTGGCTCGCGGGGCGACCGGGGCGGTCACGTACGTGGGCAGGGGTACCGGTACCGGGTCCCAGCTGTCGCCGTGACCCGGGCGGCGCTGGCGCTCACGCTGCTGGTCCACCCACTCCGCGTGGTCGGTCTGCTCGACCAGGGCGCGGCGGTCGGCGGCGAGTGCGGAAAGACCGGTCTCCGTCTCGGTGGCCGGTCCCTCCTCCGGGTCGTCGACCACGGCGTCCGCGCCGCCCGACGCGCGCCGGCGCGGCTGACGGTCCCGCAGCCGCTGCGCGGCGACCTCGGCCCTGCGCCGGTCCATGGTGTAGGTGAAGCGGCGCCGCTCCTGGCCCCGCAGATACACGATGTA
This region includes:
- a CDS encoding exodeoxyribonuclease III — protein: MLQVTSVNVNGLRAAAKKGFVEWLAETSSDVLCLQEVRAEPQQLPDEVRAPEGWHVVHAPAAAKGRAGVSLYTRREPDRVQVGFGSEEFDASGRYVEADLPGVTVASLYLPSGEVGTDRQDEKVRFMGEFLTYLKGLKQRAAAEGRQVVVCGDWNIAHQEADLKNWKGNKKNSGFLPEERAWLSEVFENESGGYVDVVRALHPDVEGPYSWWSYRGRAFDNDTGWRIDYHVATPGLAERAVKGFVERAATHEQRWSDHAPVTVVYDM
- a CDS encoding GNAT family N-acetyltransferase, giving the protein MTIQPAPQHPSVELRPTPFDHPDAVKLNDRVQLEYAERYGDEGDVTPLDPAMFAAPRGLYLVAYDETGTPVATGGWRGHEENDEGYANGDAEIKRMYVTPEARGLGLARRILAALEDHARAAGRTRMVLETGTKQPEAIALYASTGYTPAPSKFGHYRFEDLSRCYVKAL